In Spirosoma sp. KUDC1026, the sequence GCTGAATGTTTACCACCGGAACAGTGTCCAGGTCATACCGTCGCATCACCTCGGCAACTTCATTGACCGGACGGTACGTTTCGACAAAGACAATGTCGTCTTCGTAAATATCGGCGATCTTGGTTGTCTTACGGGCAAGCACGATCTTTTTCAGCGACACTAGCCCTAGCAGTTTTCCCTGGTCGTCGACCACGTAAACGGCGTAGACATTCTCAACGTCTTCGGCCTGCTGGCGGATCTCCTCGATGCAGGCATTGACGGTTAAATTAACGTTGATTTTGATCAGCTCTTTCTGCATCAACCCACCCGCTACGCTGTCGTCGTAATGGAGTAAGTCAAGAATAAAGCGGGCCTGTTCGCGGTCTTCGAGCAGCCCGATGACCTCCTCCCGAATCTGAATGGGTTGTTCATTCAATACGTCTACGGCGTCATCCGAATCCATCTGGTTGATAAACGGCGCCAGTTCTTCGGACGTAAAGGTTTTCAGCAGACTGGTCCGGTCGGTGGGATCGAGATTCGCCAGAATCTCCGCCCCTACCGACCGGTCAAGTAAACTCAGTAAGTAATGAGCGGACTGCGGTTCCAGTTCGTAGAGAATTTCCGAAATATCGGCCGGATAAAGCTCTTCCATCTCCGCCCGAAGCTGGGTATCATCACCCGCTTCGATGGCAGTCTGGAGTTGCTCAAGATATTCTTTAGTCAGTTCGAATGTCATTGGGAAAGGAGGACAGGAGGAAAGGGGAGGAAGCAGGAAAGGAGGAAAGGTTCTAGTTGCTTTCCCTTTCTTCCCTCTCCCGCTACGGCGTACCGTTCCCCCTCCTCCTTTTTATTCTTTTTCTTCCATCAATTTCGTTAGTTCAACGAATTCGGCTACGCTAAGTTGTTCGGCGCGTTTGTCCATGAACCGACTGGCCAGCGCAGCCTCTGATGGGTTCAGCGGTTTCAGCGAATTACGTAACGTTTTCCGGCGTTGCCCAAAGCCGTGTTTAACGACCTGCATAAACTTCCGCTCGTCGCACCCCAGGTCGGTTACGTTGTTCCGACGTAGTGAAATCACGCCCGAAAACACTTTTGGTGGAGGGTTGAATACGTCCGGCGGTACCGTAAACTCGTATTTGATATCGTACCAGGCCTGGAGCAGCACGCTCAGGATACCGTAGTCTTTATTGCCCGGCCCCGACGCGATCCGCTGCGCTACTTCCCGCTGAAACATACCCACCACTTCCGGCACCCGCTCGCGGATGTCCAGTACCCGGAACAGAATCTGGGTAGAGATATTGTACGGGAAGTTGCCGATCACGGCAAACGGCTCGGTACTAACTTGTTTTGTCGGCAGCAGATCGGTACGGATGTTCAGAAAATCAGACGCCAGAATACGGCCTTCGAGGGCGGGAAAATTCTGGTTCAGGTAATCGACGGATTCCCGGTCGATTTCGATAACGTAGGTTTCGAATCGTTTATCCTGAAGCAGAAACTGCGTCAGGACGCCCATGCCCGGACCGATTTCCAGCACTTTGGTATAGGCCTGCCCCTCGACGGTGGGATGCCCCGTCAGCAGATCAGCAATACGCTGGGAAATGCTGAGATCAGTCAGAAAATGCTGACCAAGTTCTTTTTTAGGTTTTACAGACACAATACGGGCGCGTTAAATTTGAGCGCAAAGGTACGGGTCGATTCGAACTAAAAATCAATATCAGTTAGCTCGAAGTTTTGCCGAAGTCGGATGGTTCCGTCTTCTTCGCTACCAGGCTGGTAGATGATCACTTCGGGCTGGATACCTTTCTGCACATTACCGATGTCCCGTTTGCCGTTCTTGTTGGCATCAACAATCAACCGAACGCGGTACTTACCAGGTTTAAGTCGGGAAAAGTCATAGCTCGACGCTCCTCTGGATGTACGTAGTACGATATATTTTTCGTCCAGCAGTTCAACAATGATATTCGCTCCGGGCGGAATAGCCGCCGACGGATTAATCTTACCCGCAATCTGGCTGTATGTATCTTCTTCGGCTATCGTGTATTTAGCGACGTAAGCGGCCAACGTATCGCCCTGCACGCTAATAAAGGCACCTTTTCCCAGCTTGAATAGCAATGTATCCTTTAAATTCGTCGATCGCCTGATCGACAGCTGCGAGAAATTGTTGGTCCATTTCAAGTCCTCGGCCGTTAGCTGAAGTGGTTTGGTACTATCCGGGCCGATGATGATTCTTTCCGGGTCGAATCGCAGAACGGGTTTAGTGAAGGTCAGCGTGAAGTCCAGGTTATTGTCGATGGGCTCTCGGGTTTGCGGCAGGACCTGAACGTTCAGCGGTTTACGATCTTTTTCCCGCGTTTTCAGCGGGGAGAAATAAACACGTTCTTTCAGATCCGTCCGGTTCCCTACTGAATCGACGGCTACGATGACGATATTGATCGTATCGTTGGCAGCCCGGGTGGCGGGCCGGAAAATACGTATCATCTTGGGTGACTCCAGAAACGAAATCAACGTATCGCCACTATTCTTCACGGTTGCCGCCGTGGACCCGGCCGCCGAGTCCACCGCGGCCGAATCCACGGCGGCTGTTGTCGATTTTGTACTGTCAGTGGAGGAAGCCGCGCTTTTGCCGGGATACGTCAGCCGGTATGAAGCAATCCCGCTGTTGAGTTCCAGGCCAAGGGTTTCGTCGGTACGTTCGCGCCGGGTTACCCGGGGTTTGGTTGACCCCCGGAACGCCACCATGTTAACGTCCGTGTAGTTTCGATTGAGGTTCAGGACACTATCCCGGAAGGCGACCCGCTCGTTTGGCGTATTATTCACCAGATTCAGGTCTTTGTCGTCAAAGCCGTATACTTTGTACAGCCCTGCTTTGATGTTCTCAATGCGATAGTTTCCGTTGCTGTCCGTCCGGGCGAAATACTGCGGTCGTTTGCGGGTAATGGGTAACGTATCCGTCGACGCAAATAGCCCTACCAGAAAATTCAGCAACGGCCGCCGGGTTTCGTCATCCACTACGTTGCCGCTTAAGTTGAGTGAGTCAATTGTTCCCCCCGTACTAAAGACGATTTTAGTGTCTTTAGCGATGTTGCGCTCCGTAATGTCTTTGATCCCATCGGCAAAGTTGATGGTGTAGGTCGTGTTCTTCTGAAACGGTCGGGAAAACGTGAGTCGAACACCCTGCGGCAGCGACTTTGCAATGAACGTATTGCTGTCCTGGGGCGTCACTGTAACCTTCTGCTGGAGGTTTTCGGTATTAACGTACTCATCAAACTCCAGCTCCACAATTTTTCCCTCGTAGTTCAACTGGCGCATTTTAGGAATACTACTCACGAGCTTTGGGGCAAGCGTATCTTTTTTCCCACCGGGCGGCTGGGCTACCTGCGCGCAGTTCTGTAGCAGGATCGGAAGGGCAAAGAGAAGACTAAAAAAGAAATGGCGGAACGTCATATCAGGTACACTAAGGCTACAAAGGTAAACGTCCGTTCATCGTTAAACTGTACCGGCTGTCATAAAATGGGTATGCCTTTCGTTACGTTTAGAAAGAAATTTAGGAAAATTTAAGGTACCCGACAGGCCTATTGGCGCTCAAGTCAGTTGTGAATGAGTAAATCCACGGTATCTGTCACTGCATAACCAACCCGTTATTACCCCAAAACCATTCATGCTCCGCGTCCGCTTTTATCTTTTTTCACTCCTGATCTCTTCCGCCGTCTGGCTGACGAGCTGTTCCAGTCCCGCCGAAAAACTGGATACTCAGGTCAGCGATGCTCTCGATGATGAAAACATTGACAAGGACGAAGCCGACGCGCTCCGGGTATACATCGAGCAGGAAACGGACGCCCTCGTTGACGATAAGAAAACCAAGGCTCTGCTAACGCCCGACGGCAAGATTGATGAGTCGGCGCTGATCGCTTTTGTCAAACGCAACCGGACGTATCGCAAGCTGGCCAAAGAAGGTAAAGAACCCACTATTGCTTTGTCGGGTGCCGTTGCCGTGAGCGAACCCCTGCGGTTGCGGCTGTACCTCGAAGCCAGCGGCAGTATGTTCCCTTACGATGCACCGGGTGGCAACGGTACGTTCAAACGGGCGCTCAACGACGTATTGACCGACTTTGAGGCCACCGCCCCCTACCAGGGCAAGCTCTTCGTCGTTAATACCGAAGTAAACCCGCTGGGCCTATCCTTGCCGCAGTTTTTCAAAGAGAAAAACATCTTCACGGTTGCCAAAACCAAAGGAAAAACGACGAGTACCGACTTCGAGAAAATCTTCCGGACGATTCTGACCGAAACGTCGGGCAGCGACCTGAGTGTGCTGGCGTCGGACCTGATTTACTCCGACCCAAGCTTGACCGGGATGAGCGCCCAGAAAACGCTCGATGCGGCCAGTTCGCTGCTGACAACGGTCTTTACGCCCTTCGCCAATACCCATTCGATGCTGGTTCTGAAACTAACCGCTGATTTTGACGGGGTGTATTACAGTTCAAATAACGCCAAGCATCCCTACAAAGGGCAGCGGCCGTATTATCTCTGCCTGATCGGCCGTAACGAAGCCATGCAGAAATTCTATAGCGATCCGGCTTACCAGACCATTCGCCAGTTCGACCGGCTGCCGGATTACGAAAATTCCTGGTTTTTCGGTCGGGATACGAAAGCAACCACGCCCTACTACACCGTCCTGGTTAGCGATCCAGCGAAGAAGGGCCGCTTTAAAAAATCCAGCGAAGAAGTGCGGGAGAAAGCGAAGGCGATTCACTCGCTGGATGATGTACAACCCGACGTGTCCGATAAGCAACTGGCCATTCCCGTCGCCGTCGATTTGTCGGCGTTACGTCTGCCCGCTTCGCTGCTGACTGATGCGAGCCAGTACGTAGTCGAAGGTAAAGACAATTTCAAGGTATCGTCGGTACAAACGTATTCGGGCGCGAACGGCACGACGCACAAACTGCTGCTCACCTCGTCGCAGCCCGCTCGCGGCAAACGTACCGCGACAATCCGCCTGCGTCGGCAGTTTCCACCAAAGTGGATTGCGAACACCACGACAACTAATGATGCCGCCCCCGACGCCAATTCTACCTTTGGCCTGCAAAACCTCTTACAGGGCGTCGAACGCGCCTACAACCCCAACAACCAAACCGAATATTTCACGCTAACACTCAATTTAGAATGAGTGATTGAGCGATTGAGTGAATGTTTTGCGTCAGCCAATTATTCACTCATTCGCTCAATTACTCATTCACTCATTCTCACTCATGGAAGAATCGCTCTATAATTTTTATAACCTGTTCGTAAACAGCAGCCTGCTGGAAGATCTGTATCAGGAAGAACTGCTGTCGCCCCTGACCTGGACCGCAATCGGACTGGCGTTTGTTGTCGCCTTTGCCTTTTACATCTGGCCATTCAACCGGGTTAGCTTCAGTGGTCTTCAGCACTGGCTGACCATGATGGGCGTGAGCGCCGTTTTGCTGTTCATCATTACGCTCGTCACCTGCTATCAAAAGGCTGGTCAGGAGATTCCGCGCGACGAAGCCGATCCGGAACAGGGTTATCTGTTTGACCAGGGGGTCAGTACGTTCCTGAGTTTTTCTTTTGAAATGGCGCTACTGACGGCAATCATCTTCTTCGTGATCTCGATGATTATGAAAAACTTCAGCAAAAATGCCAAACACCGGCCTATGCTGTGGCCATCGAAATAATATTAATCTCACTTCTGGCCCTGCCGCGACGGCGGATCGCCCGAACCTAATCTTGTAGGGGCTTTGCTCTGACAACCCCCTCCTGTTTTAGGAGGGGGCAGGGGGTGGTAACTGGCGGAAAATGGAAAGGACCGCTGCCGTGGGGTAAACCACACAAACCAAAAACTTATGGCTAAATTATTTGTGTTCGCCATCGGCGGAACCGGCTCGCGGGTGCTGAAAGCACTAACGATGCTGCTGGCGTCGGGCGTTAAAATGAACAACACCGACGAGATCATCCCTATCGTGCTGGACCCCCATGCCACGAACGATGATCTGTTGCGTACCAAAGAATTACTTCGTGAGTACGGTAACATTCGGGCGGGGCTGCAAACGAAGCCGACTGAAGGCTTTTTCAGCACCGAAATTAAAACGCTGAATCGGGCAATTGGTGGTAACGCAACCATCGCCGATACGTACGTCTTTGAACTTCAGGGGGTGCAGCAGGAGAAATTCCGGGATTACATCAACTACGAAGGCCTGGACGCTCCAGCAAAGGCCTTGGCCGGGCTCTTGTTTTCGGAAGAAAATCTGGAAACGAAGATGGACATCGGTTTCGTCGGCAACCCCAATATCGGCAGTACGGTCCTGAACCAGTTTCGGTATTCGGATGTGTTTCAGGCCTTTGCTGAGAATTTCGGCGCTAACGACCGCATCTTCATCATCAGTTCGATTTTCGGGGGAACTGGCGCGGCCGGTTTCCCGATTCTGCTCAAAAATATTCGGGCGGCTCAGTCCATCGGCCAGATCTCAAACCCGGCCTTCCTGCGCGACGCTAAAATTGGAGCCGTTACGGTGATGCCGTATTTCAGCCTGACGACCAACGACAACAAGTTGATTGACCCGGCCTCGTTTATCGCCAAGACCAAAGCCGCACTGAATTACTACCAGAAAGGTGTTAACCCGTCGGTCAACGCGCTATATTATATCGGCGACGATCAGACCAAAGCCTACGCCTACGATCCCGGCGCGGGCGGCCAGAAAAACGAAGCGCATTTTGTCGAAATGGCCTCAGCGCTGGCCATGGTCGATTTTATGAACATGAGCGACAGCGAACTAGCCGTTAGCAACGGCCGCCCTAACAACCCGGTCTTCAAAGAATTCGGCGTGGAACAGGACGGCACGACCTTCCAGCTCGGTAATCTGGCGGCCGCAACCCGGCAGATCATCAACCTACCACTGGCCAAGATGGCCTTGTTCAGTACATACCTAAGCCAGAGGCTCAAGTCGGCAGCCGGGAGTGTACAGTGGGCCAAAGCCAATCCGCCTATTTCGACATCCTTCGTTAACTCGTCGTTTTTCAACAGCGTCAAAAACTTCGATACGGGCTTTCGGCAATGGCTGTCGGAGATGGGCGCTAATAAACGGGGTTTCGAGCCGTTCCTGCTTGACGCGGGCAACCTGGGCCATACGGTACGCGGCTTCGAACCCAAAAAGAAAGGGATCTTTGGTGGTGAGTCGGACGTAAAGCTGGACATCGTCAACGACTTCGATCAGGTGCTTAATAAAACGGCGGAAGGAAAAGCCTACGTTAGTGAGCCCGATAAATTCATCCAGCTGTTCTCGGAGGGCACCGACCGCTTCGTACGCGAACGCCTGCCGAAAGTTATGGACTACTAACCCCCATCGCTCAACTTTATGCCTACGACACTTAGCTTACATAACCCAACGCCGGGCCTACACTGGTACGTCAGTCGCCCAATGGGTACCGACCAGATTGCGGCCATCCGCGACCCGCAGGGCGGCCAGACCATCAAACAGCCAACGTCCATTCCCAGCCCCTTTGCGCGCATGGACCTGGTTCGGTCGGCCTTTCTGAATTTGTCTTTACGCCCGGACCTGAGCGGTACCATCAACGATCAGCGGGTGGTATCCGACTGTCTGGACGTGGGCGAGCTTTTCTTCAATTACGACAAGCTAAAAACGTACGTAACGATTACCCCGTTCGACGTACGGACCAACCTTGACCAGCTGCGTAATTCATCGAATACCGGCCACCGACGGCTGGGCGATGCCCTAAAATTGTTTCTGGACCAGGACGCACCGGAGTATAACTTCAACGACATTAACCGGCTGTTCGTGCTGAGCTACCGGGGTCGCGTGGTGGGCGGTACGTCGCCCAAAACCCTGTTTTTCAGTTCGGGGAATGACCTGAGCTGGGTCGATGTATCGATGGGTAACGACCGTTTGTTCGATCAGGCAACAACGCCCCTGTACCAGCGGGATATTGAGTACCAGAAGTTCTGGTACGCGATCAAGCAGTTCATGCCGAACTTCCGGGAGCGTTTCCGGGAAGTAGACGACTACCTGAACCGCAGCCGGGCGCTGTTACAACAGCACAACCCTACCCTTTTCTACGAGCACATCGAATTACCGAACGGACAGCCCCTGCTGACCCGCGAGAAATTCGACGCTGACTTCGATGAACTAACAACTGGCCCCGGCGACATCGTTGAAGTGCTGGGTTTCCCCCTGCGCAAGAAGAAATCCGACGTACGAGCCATCGATCAGGTCAGCGATTTCATTATCAAATCGGATAAGTACGCGCGGTTGCACCCGAATCAGCCGCGCCCGATGGCGTTGCAGAACCGTTTTTTCCGGCAGTTTACGTATGTACCGCAGACGCAGTGGAATCCGAATACGTCGGTGCCGTACTACGTACGCGAGTCCTGGAAGGAGAACCTGCGGTCGCTGCCGGGGCAACCGGGCAACTACCCCTGGTTGACGGTCAGTGATTTTCTGGAGCCTTACCTGATTCGACTACCGTTCCCCACGGATCGGGGCCGTTTCTACGATGGCAACCTGCAAACGCCTGCTACAGACAAAGGCTTTTTGCTGCCGCTGAAGAAAGATTTCTTCGACTTTTTCGACGTCGACGATCTACTAACGGGTAAAGTCCGTCTACGGATGATCCCGCAGGGAAACGGCATCAACGTAACGCTCGACATTCCCGTAACGGCCCCCGGTCAGCCGGGCAATCAGTTTGTTACGTTCGAGCGAGTGTATGCGCCTGTCGTTGGCAGCGCAACCTCGCCAAATGAACTTACGAACGAAGGAATCATTCTGGAAAACTCGTTCACAATCAACATCTTCCCGTTTGTCCGGTCGGGTTCGGTAACGGTACCCGCCGATTATCGGGTGCAGTTGATCGAATCCGGTTTCGACAGCCAGAACCAGTATCAACTGACCTATTTTCAGGAGCATGACAACGTAGCTGTCAAGCCGGAGTCGACGCACCAGCGGACGGTTCGCCAGCAGAATACGGACGGTTCGAGCGTGTACGACGTACTACGTCAGGAGTTCGATTACATCCAGACGAACATCCGCGCCGACGGTAAGGAGTTGAATGGCATCATCATTCCCCGCTGGAACGAATACAACGGTGGCAGCAAGCAGTTTTCGTTTTCGGTCGATTTTGGAACCACCAACACGCATATCGAGTACAGCGTAGACGGCGGCACACCGCGTCCTTTTGACGTAGCCGACGTAACGCCCCAGGTCGCTACACTGGTGGCCCCGGCACAATACAACCCAGCCCTGTTCGAGCTGTTCCTGCTTTACGATCTGGAGTTTGTACCGCCAACCATTGGTCCCGGCAAGCCCGATAGTTTCCCAACTCGGACAGCCATTGCCGAGCCACTGAACCTGAGTTTTAACCAGCAGACCCAGGCCCTGGCTGATTTCAATATTCCGTTTTACGTGGAGCGGCAACCCGCCGGTTCAAACCGGATCACGACCAATCTGAAGTGGGCAAAAGATAATAACCAGACCGAACGACGGGTCGAAGCCTTCCTGGAAGAGCTGTTGATGCTGATCAAAAACAAAGTACTGACCGAAGGCGGCAACCTGACTCAGACGACCGTCTACTGGTTCTTCCCGGCCAGCATGACGCCCGGCCGCGTCAGTCAGCTACGTAGCGACTGGCAGAGTCTGTACGAACGCTATATCGGCGGGGGGGCCGGTCGACTACGTGAAGTCTCGGAGTCCGTCGCGCCGTTCTATTATTACAAGCAGAACCCCACGCTCAGCGCATCGGCCCGGCCGGTGATCAACGTCGATATTGGCGGAGGCACGTCGGACGTAGTGGTCTACGAACGAAACGAACCCCGCCTGCTGACCTCGTTCCGGTTCGCCGGTAACGCCATTTACGGCGATGCGTTCAGCGAGTACGGGGCTGCCAGTCACAACGGGTTCGTCAGAAAATACGCCGACCGAATTCAGACGTTGCTGGATAGCCAGAGCCTGGGCAACCTCAGCGACAACAACCGACGCATACTGGAAACCAACCGCTCGGAAGACATCATGGCGTTCTGGTTCTCGATCGAGAAGAGCAACGACGTCAAGGCGAAAAGTATGCTGTCGTTCAACGGCATGCTGGCGAAGGACGAAGACATGAAGATCGTTTTTGTACTATTCTACACCGCGCTGCTATACCACGTAGCGCGCCTGATGAAGCACAAAAACATCGGTCTGCCGGGTGCCATTACATTCAGCGGAACCGGATCGAAGCTGCTGACGATCATCAGCTCCGACGATCAGATGCTGGGGAAACTGGCGCGCGCTGTCTTCGAGAAAGTATACGACCAACCATACGATCTGAGTGGTTTGACCCTGTTCTACGAACGGAAAGGGCCGAAAGAAGTAACCTGCAAGGGAGCCCTGATGCAGCCCGGCAACAGTCGCCCGGTCGACACGGAAGCGATCAGCTACATCTACCCCGCTACGTTCGAGGATGAGTTTCCGGCGCTGACCTACGCCGATCTGCGCAAACCGGAAGTCGTTGATTCGCTGCTCAAAGAGACAAATGGGTTCATCGATTTCTTCTTCTCGCTGAATCAGCAGTTCAGCTTTATCCGGAACCTGAACGTATCGGCCCGGTCGCTGGCTATTGCGCAGCAGGAATTACGGACACATCTGGACACGTCGCTGATGGACGGTATTCAGCGCAAAGAAAGCGACGTTGCTGCCGAATACACCGGCATGGCCGACGCCCTGGCTGCGCCGATTGAAGAAACGCTGTTTTTCTATCCGCTCATCGGAGCGATTAATAAACTGGCCAACGCGCTGGCGTAATTATGCGGA encodes:
- the rsmA gene encoding 16S rRNA (adenine(1518)-N(6)/adenine(1519)-N(6))-dimethyltransferase RsmA, whose protein sequence is MSVKPKKELGQHFLTDLSISQRIADLLTGHPTVEGQAYTKVLEIGPGMGVLTQFLLQDKRFETYVIEIDRESVDYLNQNFPALEGRILASDFLNIRTDLLPTKQVSTEPFAVIGNFPYNISTQILFRVLDIRERVPEVVGMFQREVAQRIASGPGNKDYGILSVLLQAWYDIKYEFTVPPDVFNPPPKVFSGVISLRRNNVTDLGCDERKFMQVVKHGFGQRRKTLRNSLKPLNPSEAALASRFMDKRAEQLSVAEFVELTKLMEEKE
- a CDS encoding Ig-like domain-containing domain: MTFRHFFFSLLFALPILLQNCAQVAQPPGGKKDTLAPKLVSSIPKMRQLNYEGKIVELEFDEYVNTENLQQKVTVTPQDSNTFIAKSLPQGVRLTFSRPFQKNTTYTINFADGIKDITERNIAKDTKIVFSTGGTIDSLNLSGNVVDDETRRPLLNFLVGLFASTDTLPITRKRPQYFARTDSNGNYRIENIKAGLYKVYGFDDKDLNLVNNTPNERVAFRDSVLNLNRNYTDVNMVAFRGSTKPRVTRRERTDETLGLELNSGIASYRLTYPGKSAASSTDSTKSTTAAVDSAAVDSAAGSTAATVKNSGDTLISFLESPKMIRIFRPATRAANDTINIVIVAVDSVGNRTDLKERVYFSPLKTREKDRKPLNVQVLPQTREPIDNNLDFTLTFTKPVLRFDPERIIIGPDSTKPLQLTAEDLKWTNNFSQLSIRRSTNLKDTLLFKLGKGAFISVQGDTLAAYVAKYTIAEEDTYSQIAGKINPSAAIPPGANIIVELLDEKYIVLRTSRGASSYDFSRLKPGKYRVRLIVDANKNGKRDIGNVQKGIQPEVIIYQPGSEEDGTIRLRQNFELTDIDF
- the mgtE gene encoding magnesium transporter, which produces MTFELTKEYLEQLQTAIEAGDDTQLRAEMEELYPADISEILYELEPQSAHYLLSLLDRSVGAEILANLDPTDRTSLLKTFTSEELAPFINQMDSDDAVDVLNEQPIQIREEVIGLLEDREQARFILDLLHYDDSVAGGLMQKELIKINVNLTVNACIEEIRQQAEDVENVYAVYVVDDQGKLLGLVSLKKIVLARKTTKIADIYEDDIVFVETYRPVNEVAEVMRRYDLDTVPVVNIQQRLLGRITIDDIVDVITEQAEEDFQVISGLSGEVEEDDSVWARSKVQLPWLVAGAVGSLLAATVINGFQSELGKVAALAAFIPIIGSTGGNVGIQTSSLILQSLADTAGLSTTLGRRLFRTLLVAIINGMVVGLIAGTYTFLIGEPRLFFVVATSLLAVVLLASFMGTVTPLLLNKIGINPAVASGPFITTANDLIGIGVYFMIAQALLSEL